The window AATCATACATTGCCGACTAACGGCTATGCTAAGCAGTATAGCGGGGTAAACCTTGATAGCTTTATGAAAAGCATGACATTTCAAAAGATTACTAAAGAAGGAATAAAGGAAATAGGCGTTGCAATTGAATTAATGGCTGAAGCAGAAGGGCTACAGGCACATAAAAATGCAGTAACTTTAAGATTGAAAGCTTTACAGGAGGAAAGAGCGTATGAAAACCAGGGTGTTTAATATAGAAAAACTGGCCAGGCAGAATGTGTTAAGGCTGAAGCCATATTCATCTGCAAGAGACGAATTTAAGGATTTTAAGCAAAAAATGATTTATCTCGATGCTAATGAGAACCCGTTCGAAAACGGAGTAAATCGTTACCCCGACCCGCAACAACGGAATCTGAAAGAAGTACTGGCAGAACAAAAAGGGATTTCGGATGAAAATATTCTTCTGGGTAACGGGAGTGATGAAGTACTCGATTTGATCTTCAGGGCTTTTTGTGAACCTAAAATAGACAATGTCATTACGTTGCCCCCGACCTATGGGATGTATGGAGTATTAGCCGATACCAACGATGTTGAAAATAGAGAAGTATTGCTAACACAAAACTTTCAACCGGATATTGAAGCAATTAAAGGAAGTATAGATGCAAATAGCAAGCTGCTTTTTATCTGTTCACCAAATAATCCCACGGGGAATGCTTTTATCCCAAACCACATTGAACAGCTATTAAAAGACTTTAAAGGGCTTGTGATAATCGATGAAGCTTATATAGATTTTTCAAGCCAGCCAAGCTGGCTGAACCGTCTCGAAGATTTTCCAAACCTCATCGTTACACAAACTTTGTCAAAGGCTTATGGTATGGCCGGAATTAGACTTGGGATTTGCTATGCTTCAAAAGAAATCATATCAATTTTAAACAAGATAAAACCGCCATACAATGTAAATGAACTGACCCAGCAAAAAGCATTGGAAAGAATGTTGCATATTAGTAAAGTTAAAAATGAAATAAGCTCTATTTTAAGCAGCAAGATAAGTTTAGTTGAACAATTACTTGAAGTTTGTTTTGTTAAAAAAATATATCCGACTGATGCTAATTTCATACTCGTAAAGGTAGATAATGCCAACAAAAGATATGATCAATTATTGACGAAAGGTATTGTTATCCGTAACAGAACTACCCAGTCCCTTTGTGAAAATACATTGAGGTTTACTATTGGAACAACCGAAGAAAACGAAGCATTGATAAAAGCATTAAAAGAAATACAAAATGGATAAGAAGAAAGTATTATTTATTGATCGCGATGGTACCATCATTAAAGAACCGGCAGACGAACAGATTGATGCATTTGGCAAACTGGAGTTTTTCCCTAAGGTTTTTACCTTTTTAGGAAAGATAGCAAAGGAACTGGATTATGAACTGGTGATGGTTACGAATCAGGATGGATTGGGAACAGATTCCTTTCCGGAGGAAACTTTTTGGCCTGTTCATAATTTTATTTTAAAATCTTTTGAGAATGAAGGTGTTGTGTTTGATGAAATTGTAATCGACAGGACATTTCCGCATGAAAATGCACCAACCCGCAAACCAAAGACAGGTTTGTTGACAAAATACCTTAACGGAGAATATGATTTACAGCACTCCTTCGTGTTTGGAGATCGTTTGACGGATATTGAACTGGCTAAAAACCTTGGTGCTAAAGCCATCTATATCAATACAAACACCAATCTGGGGACAGGGGAGATATCTGTAAAACAGGAAGAATTAAATTCATACATAGCACTGGAAACAGATGACTGGCAAAAGATCTATGAATTTTTGAAGCTGGAAGACAGAGTTGCCGGGATTGTTCGCAAGACAAATGAAACA of the Zhouia spongiae genome contains:
- the hisC gene encoding histidinol-phosphate transaminase, whose protein sequence is MKTRVFNIEKLARQNVLRLKPYSSARDEFKDFKQKMIYLDANENPFENGVNRYPDPQQRNLKEVLAEQKGISDENILLGNGSDEVLDLIFRAFCEPKIDNVITLPPTYGMYGVLADTNDVENREVLLTQNFQPDIEAIKGSIDANSKLLFICSPNNPTGNAFIPNHIEQLLKDFKGLVIIDEAYIDFSSQPSWLNRLEDFPNLIVTQTLSKAYGMAGIRLGICYASKEIISILNKIKPPYNVNELTQQKALERMLHISKVKNEISSILSSKISLVEQLLEVCFVKKIYPTDANFILVKVDNANKRYDQLLTKGIVIRNRTTQSLCENTLRFTIGTTEENEALIKALKEIQNG
- the hisB gene encoding bifunctional histidinol-phosphatase/imidazoleglycerol-phosphate dehydratase HisB, coding for MDKKKVLFIDRDGTIIKEPADEQIDAFGKLEFFPKVFTFLGKIAKELDYELVMVTNQDGLGTDSFPEETFWPVHNFILKSFENEGVVFDEIVIDRTFPHENAPTRKPKTGLLTKYLNGEYDLQHSFVFGDRLTDIELAKNLGAKAIYINTNTNLGTGEISVKQEELNSYIALETDDWQKIYEFLKLEDRVAGIVRKTNETDISIRLNLDGTGKSSIDTGLAFFDHMLDQIARHGQMDLDIKVVGDLEVDEHHTIEDTAIALGEVFSKALGNKLGIERYGFTLPMDDCLAQAAIDFGGRNWLVWDAEFKREMVGKMPTEMFYHFFKSFTDGAKANLNIKAEGQNEHHKIEAIFKAFAKAIKVAVKRDAEKMVLPSTKGVL